Proteins encoded together in one Variovorax paradoxus EPS window:
- a CDS encoding hydroxymethylglutaryl-CoA lyase has translation MNNADNAVWNGASRRIRMYEVGTRDGLQAEAAFVPTEDKIELVNALSRAGMAKIEVTAFVSPKAIPALSDAEIVLREIERMPGVVYSALVPNVRGAERAIDAQANEMNLVMSASESHNLANLRMTRDQSLRGLAEVAALARQAGVAVNVSLSCSFGCPIEGDLAESDVFAWCGRFIDEIGATGITLCDTTGMAYPGQVARMVREFIARWPGTDLTLHFHNTRGMGLANVLASIDAGARCFDASIGGIGGCPYAPGASGNVCSEDIAHALELMGYDTGIDVQALMAAARRLPALIGRDTPSQVAKAGRRLDLHPAPADFEATRARALAREH, from the coding sequence ATGAACAACGCGGACAACGCAGTCTGGAACGGCGCCTCGCGGCGCATCAGGATGTACGAGGTCGGCACGCGCGACGGTCTGCAGGCCGAAGCGGCCTTCGTACCGACGGAAGACAAGATCGAACTGGTCAACGCGCTCTCTCGCGCGGGCATGGCGAAGATCGAGGTCACGGCCTTCGTCTCGCCGAAGGCGATTCCCGCGCTGTCGGACGCCGAGATCGTGCTGCGCGAGATCGAGCGCATGCCCGGCGTGGTCTACAGCGCGTTGGTGCCCAACGTGCGCGGCGCCGAGCGCGCGATCGACGCACAGGCCAACGAGATGAACCTCGTGATGTCGGCCAGCGAGAGCCACAACCTCGCCAACCTGCGCATGACGCGCGATCAATCGCTGCGGGGCCTTGCCGAAGTGGCGGCGCTCGCGCGGCAGGCCGGTGTGGCGGTCAACGTGTCGCTCTCGTGCAGCTTCGGCTGCCCGATCGAAGGCGACCTCGCGGAGAGCGATGTGTTCGCATGGTGCGGGCGCTTCATCGACGAGATCGGCGCGACCGGCATCACGCTGTGCGACACCACCGGCATGGCCTATCCGGGGCAGGTCGCGCGCATGGTGCGCGAATTCATCGCGCGCTGGCCCGGCACCGACCTGACCCTGCATTTCCACAACACGCGCGGCATGGGCCTCGCGAACGTGCTCGCGTCCATCGACGCGGGCGCGCGCTGCTTCGACGCCTCGATCGGCGGCATCGGCGGCTGCCCCTATGCGCCGGGCGCTTCGGGCAACGTGTGCAGCGAGGACATCGCGCATGCGCTGGAGCTCATGGGCTACGACACCGGCATCGACGTGCAGGCGCTGATGGCGGCCGCGCGGCGCCTGCCGGCGCTCATCGGTCGCGACACGCCGAGCCAGGTCGCGAAGGCCGGGCGCCGGCTCGACCTGCATCCGGCACCGGCCGATTTCGAGGCCACGCGGGCGCGGGCGCTGGCGCGCGAGCACTGA
- a CDS encoding Bug family tripartite tricarboxylate transporter substrate binding protein, whose protein sequence is MKRHPNPSSVSRRSLCALTAFAALIGSSSAFAQTYPTRPVTMVVGAAAGGTTDIAGRMLADPLGKALGQSVIVDNKSGASGVIAAVQVKRAEPDGQTLLMQYSGYHVISPHVVKQKQWAPEDLRAVANVLSAPQVVVVRADVPVKTMAELIAYAKAHPGKLTFASSGPGSLQHVTGAMLEQQAGIRITHIPYKGTGPALQDLLGGQVDMTFGTPPPFMPFIQSGKLRAIAVTGKTRVASLPGVPTAAEVGLPNLDATSWFAVFAPAKTPQPVVDRLNAEISKIVATPAFQQKAAELGATADYMNAKQLDEFSKAEFVRWGKVVEAAKIEAE, encoded by the coding sequence ATGAAACGGCATCCGAATCCTTCATCCGTGTCACGCCGCAGCCTCTGCGCGCTGACCGCTTTCGCAGCGTTGATCGGCAGCAGCAGCGCCTTCGCGCAGACTTACCCCACGCGCCCCGTCACGATGGTCGTAGGGGCCGCGGCCGGCGGTACCACCGACATCGCGGGGCGCATGCTGGCCGATCCGCTCGGCAAGGCGCTGGGCCAGTCGGTCATCGTGGACAACAAGTCGGGCGCGAGCGGCGTCATCGCCGCGGTGCAGGTCAAGCGCGCCGAGCCCGATGGGCAGACGCTGCTGATGCAGTACTCGGGCTACCACGTCATCTCCCCGCACGTCGTGAAGCAGAAGCAATGGGCGCCCGAAGACCTGCGCGCGGTGGCCAACGTGCTGAGCGCACCGCAGGTGGTGGTGGTGCGCGCGGACGTGCCGGTCAAGACCATGGCCGAGCTGATCGCCTACGCCAAGGCGCACCCGGGCAAGCTCACCTTCGCATCGTCGGGTCCCGGCTCGCTGCAGCACGTGACCGGCGCCATGCTCGAGCAGCAGGCCGGCATCCGCATCACGCACATTCCCTACAAGGGCACGGGGCCGGCGCTGCAGGACCTGCTGGGCGGCCAGGTCGACATGACCTTCGGCACGCCGCCGCCCTTCATGCCCTTCATCCAGTCGGGCAAGCTGCGCGCCATCGCGGTGACCGGCAAGACGCGCGTGGCGTCGCTGCCGGGCGTTCCGACGGCTGCCGAGGTGGGGCTGCCGAACCTCGATGCGACCTCGTGGTTCGCGGTGTTTGCACCGGCGAAGACGCCGCAGCCGGTCGTCGACCGGCTCAACGCCGAGATCTCGAAGATCGTGGCGACGCCGGCGTTCCAGCAGAAGGCGGCCGAGCTCGGCGCGACGGCCGACTACATGAACGCCAAGCAACTCGATGAGTTCAGCAAGGCCGAGTTCGTGCGCTGGGGCAAGGTGGTGGAGGCGGCAAAGATCGAGGCGGAGTGA
- a CDS encoding carboxylesterase/lipase family protein — protein MIRHLRAGTACAVLALLQLSACGGGGSNNPVFTPFPPPTATAPPPAEPPPAAASPLQRTTVYGSILGTDDSATNGTYNWKGVPFAKPPVGALRWKAPVDPEPWTAVKTAQKLGNACVQTGRLYGPGQNNQYDATIGTSIGKTTGAEDCLYLNIWAPSAAKATDKLPVIVFVYGGSNITGYTGDPVYDGAALAKKANAVVVTVNYRLGIMGFLASPQLKTGADANDDSGNYAILDLIKGMKFVNANIANFGGDPANVTLMGQSAGAVNIYALMVSPLVANTKPALFQRLVPLSGGVATATTKPNQVNALLSALLVADGTVADDAAAATYIARQSNADLAAYLRSKSADTLLQTVLKKLVPLGLSASNPLNDGTVVPVDPIAAINAGQFLKVPVLAGYTRDETKLFPQNLATSPAFGGISGRLLDDPTVFSMAYSYDPNAAPTTSLEQWIPGQYLPVTTPVTGFNARTDLYNQYFFIALRKQIFPVLQAQNVPLWWYQFNWDKSPAPFNDIFGAAHTFDLPFVFGNFGPSLYSKFANSKANEPGRLELSDAMMKSLAAFARGGDPNNVALGVNWPQYPSVLNFDASLTAKAITVQ, from the coding sequence ATGATTCGCCACTTGCGCGCCGGCACCGCCTGCGCCGTCCTTGCCCTGCTGCAGTTGAGCGCCTGCGGCGGCGGGGGAAGCAACAACCCCGTGTTCACGCCCTTCCCCCCGCCCACGGCGACCGCCCCGCCGCCCGCCGAACCGCCTCCGGCCGCGGCTTCGCCGCTGCAGCGCACCACCGTCTACGGCAGCATCCTCGGCACCGACGATTCCGCGACGAACGGCACCTACAACTGGAAGGGCGTGCCCTTCGCCAAGCCGCCGGTCGGTGCGCTGCGCTGGAAGGCACCGGTCGATCCGGAGCCCTGGACCGCGGTCAAGACGGCGCAGAAGCTCGGCAACGCCTGCGTGCAGACCGGCCGCCTCTACGGCCCGGGCCAGAACAACCAGTACGACGCGACCATCGGCACCTCCATCGGCAAGACCACCGGCGCCGAGGACTGCCTGTACCTCAACATCTGGGCGCCATCGGCAGCCAAGGCGACCGACAAGCTGCCCGTCATCGTCTTCGTCTACGGCGGCAGCAACATCACCGGCTACACGGGCGATCCGGTGTACGACGGCGCCGCGCTTGCGAAGAAGGCCAATGCAGTCGTGGTCACGGTGAACTACCGCCTCGGCATCATGGGTTTCCTCGCCTCGCCGCAGCTCAAGACGGGCGCCGATGCGAACGACGACTCCGGCAACTACGCGATCCTGGACCTCATCAAGGGGATGAAGTTCGTCAACGCGAACATCGCGAACTTCGGCGGCGACCCGGCCAACGTCACGCTGATGGGCCAGTCGGCCGGGGCCGTGAACATCTACGCGCTGATGGTTTCGCCGCTGGTGGCCAACACCAAGCCGGCGCTGTTCCAGCGCCTGGTTCCGCTGAGCGGCGGCGTAGCGACCGCCACGACCAAGCCGAACCAGGTCAATGCGCTGCTGAGCGCCCTGCTCGTGGCCGACGGCACCGTGGCGGACGACGCGGCCGCGGCGACCTACATCGCCAGGCAGAGCAACGCCGATCTGGCCGCGTACCTGCGGTCCAAGAGCGCGGACACGCTGCTGCAGACGGTGCTCAAGAAGCTGGTGCCGCTGGGCCTCTCGGCCTCCAACCCACTGAACGACGGCACGGTGGTCCCGGTCGATCCGATCGCGGCGATCAACGCGGGACAGTTCCTGAAGGTGCCGGTGCTGGCCGGCTACACGCGCGACGAGACCAAGCTCTTCCCGCAGAACCTGGCCACCTCGCCCGCGTTCGGCGGCATCAGCGGCCGGCTCCTGGACGACCCGACGGTGTTCTCGATGGCCTACAGCTACGACCCGAACGCCGCGCCCACCACCTCGCTGGAGCAATGGATTCCCGGCCAGTACCTGCCCGTCACGACGCCGGTGACCGGCTTCAACGCCCGGACCGACCTGTACAACCAGTACTTCTTCATCGCGCTGCGCAAGCAGATCTTCCCGGTGCTGCAGGCGCAGAACGTGCCGCTGTGGTGGTACCAGTTCAACTGGGACAAGTCGCCGGCGCCGTTCAACGACATCTTCGGCGCCGCCCACACCTTCGACCTGCCCTTCGTGTTCGGCAACTTCGGCCCGTCGCTCTATTCGAAGTTCGCGAACTCGAAGGCGAACGAGCCGGGCCGGCTGGAGCTCTCGGACGCGATGATGAAGAGCCTCGCGGCGTTCGCCCGCGGCGGTGACCCGAACAACGTGGCACTGGGCGTCAACTGGCCGCAGTACCCGTCGGTGCTGAACTTCGACGCGTCGCTGACGGCCAAGGCGATCACGGTGCAGTAG
- a CDS encoding FAD-dependent oxidoreductase — translation MQRTDIANPAYFHKVVDCQYACPAHTPVPEYIRMIAQRRYGDAYMINWASNVFPGILGRTCDRPCEPACRRGRVEESNASAPEPVAICRLKRVAADMKEDVRERMPKPEAKNGKRVACIGAGPASLTVARDLAPLGYEVTVFDGEAKAGGFIRTQIPRFRLPESVIDEETGYVLDLGVEFRGGERIDSMKALMGQGWDAIFVGCGAPRGRDLDVPGRKEAAASIHIGIDWLNSVSFGHITSIGRRVIVLGGGNTAMDCCRSARRLGGTDVKVIVRSGFEEMKASPWEKEDAQHEGIPIVNFHVPKAFVHEQGQLKGMTFEVVRAEYDDKGRRSLVPTGEPDAFFECDEVLVAVGQENAFPWIERDSGIAFDKWGLPTLDKNTFQSTVPNVFFGGDAAFGPKNIITAVAHGHEAAVSIDKLLRAEPVYERPAPMTNLVSQKMGIHEWSYDNDTSNDLRYKVPWAKAETALASIRVEVELGFDAATAFKEAERCLNCDVQTVFNEPACIECDACVDICPMDCISFTANGEEAELRTRLKAPALNLTQDLYVSGGLKTGRVMVKDEDVCLHCGLCAERCPTGAWDMQKFLLKMTPAGQGVAA, via the coding sequence TTGCAGCGAACCGACATTGCCAACCCGGCCTATTTCCACAAGGTCGTCGATTGCCAGTACGCCTGTCCGGCGCACACGCCCGTCCCCGAGTACATCCGCATGATTGCGCAGCGCCGCTACGGCGATGCGTACATGATCAACTGGGCCTCCAACGTCTTCCCGGGCATTCTCGGGCGGACCTGCGACCGGCCCTGCGAGCCGGCCTGCCGGCGCGGACGGGTCGAGGAAAGCAACGCCAGCGCGCCCGAGCCGGTGGCCATCTGCCGGCTCAAGCGCGTGGCCGCCGACATGAAGGAAGACGTGCGCGAGCGCATGCCCAAGCCCGAGGCGAAGAACGGCAAGCGCGTCGCCTGCATCGGCGCGGGGCCGGCCTCGCTCACCGTCGCGCGCGACCTTGCGCCGCTGGGCTACGAGGTGACGGTGTTCGACGGCGAGGCCAAGGCCGGCGGTTTCATCCGCACGCAGATCCCGCGCTTTCGCCTGCCCGAATCGGTGATCGATGAGGAGACCGGCTACGTGCTCGACCTGGGCGTCGAGTTCCGCGGCGGCGAGCGCATCGACTCGATGAAGGCGCTGATGGGGCAGGGCTGGGACGCGATCTTCGTCGGCTGCGGCGCACCGCGCGGACGCGACCTCGACGTGCCCGGGCGCAAGGAAGCGGCGGCCAGCATCCACATCGGCATCGACTGGCTCAACTCCGTGTCCTTCGGCCACATCACGAGCATCGGCCGGCGCGTGATCGTGCTGGGTGGCGGCAACACCGCCATGGACTGCTGCCGCTCGGCCCGGCGCCTGGGCGGCACCGACGTGAAGGTCATCGTGCGCAGCGGCTTCGAAGAGATGAAGGCCTCGCCCTGGGAGAAGGAAGACGCGCAGCACGAGGGCATTCCGATCGTCAACTTCCACGTGCCCAAGGCCTTCGTGCACGAGCAGGGCCAGCTCAAGGGCATGACCTTCGAGGTGGTCCGCGCCGAGTACGACGACAAGGGCCGCCGCTCGCTGGTGCCCACTGGCGAGCCGGACGCTTTCTTCGAATGCGACGAAGTGCTGGTCGCGGTCGGCCAGGAAAACGCCTTCCCATGGATCGAGCGCGACAGCGGCATTGCCTTCGACAAGTGGGGGCTGCCGACGCTGGACAAGAACACCTTCCAGTCGACCGTGCCCAACGTGTTCTTCGGCGGCGATGCAGCTTTCGGGCCGAAGAACATCATCACGGCCGTGGCCCATGGCCATGAGGCGGCGGTGTCGATCGACAAGCTGCTGCGCGCCGAACCCGTGTACGAGCGCCCCGCGCCGATGACGAACCTGGTGTCGCAGAAGATGGGAATCCACGAGTGGAGCTACGACAACGACACCTCCAACGACCTGCGCTACAAGGTGCCGTGGGCCAAGGCCGAGACGGCGCTCGCGAGCATCCGCGTCGAAGTGGAGCTGGGCTTCGACGCCGCCACCGCCTTCAAGGAGGCCGAGCGGTGCCTCAACTGCGACGTGCAGACGGTGTTCAACGAACCCGCCTGCATCGAGTGCGATGCCTGCGTGGACATCTGCCCGATGGACTGCATCAGCTTCACCGCCAACGGCGAGGAGGCCGAACTGCGCACGCGCCTGAAGGCGCCGGCGCTGAACCTGACGCAAGACCTGTACGTGTCCGGCGGCCTGAAGACCGGCCGCGTGATGGTGAAGGACGAAGACGTCTGCCTGCACTGCGGCCTGTGCGCCGAGCGCTGCCCGACGGGCGCGTGGGACATGCAGAAATTCCTGCTGAAGATGACGCCGGCGGGGCAAGGAGTTGCCGCATGA